The following is a genomic window from Citrifermentans bemidjiense Bem.
TGGAGAGAACTTCTGCAACTTCGGTGGAGGGTGTAATCGGATAACCGCCGAAGAAAGTGCACCCGGCATACAATGCACCCTGTGCGGCAGCTTCGTTCCCCTGAAGGAATGCAACTTTTTTAGCCACTTTCAATACCTCCTAAGAATAATTAAGCCGTTACTTTGATTGCAAAATCAGGGCATCTAAGCTCGCACTGCATGCACTTGATGCAAGCCTCAAGGTTCTTGACGCTTGCCACGAAACCCTTCATTTCCAAGACTTTGGTAGGGCAAAATTCCACACAGATGTGGCACCCTTTGCAGTACTTCTCGATTATCTCGATTGTCGGCAGTTTTTTCTCCATCCACGTAGCTCCTTTGACTTAAAGGCCCTTTCGGGCTGTGCAAAAATGGGTTTATAACACATG
Proteins encoded in this region:
- a CDS encoding 4Fe-4S binding protein, which produces MEKKLPTIEIIEKYCKGCHICVEFCPTKVLEMKGFVASVKNLEACIKCMQCELRCPDFAIKVTA